The following are from one region of the Prevotella communis genome:
- a CDS encoding 4'-phosphopantetheinyl transferase family protein: protein MKVYINDHIGDFDLQLALQSISSQRREQALQFKFEQGQRLCVAAYMLLKQALREQERILDNPIFEYGEHGKPSIVGHPELYFSLSHCKEAAVCVLSRRPVGIDVESIGRYSESVARYAMSDDEMQQIHQSGNPGLAFIRLWTMKESLLKLTGEGINDNMKETLKNAKAEWFTTTERIDKNYLYTVCEQ from the coding sequence ATGAAGGTATACATCAACGACCATATAGGAGATTTCGACTTGCAACTGGCCCTGCAAAGCATCAGCAGTCAGAGACGTGAGCAGGCCCTTCAGTTTAAGTTTGAACAGGGTCAGCGCCTCTGTGTGGCTGCTTATATGCTGCTGAAACAGGCGTTGCGTGAACAGGAGCGCATCCTGGATAATCCCATATTCGAATATGGAGAACACGGAAAACCTTCCATCGTTGGTCACCCTGAACTCTATTTCAGTCTGAGTCATTGCAAGGAGGCTGCCGTTTGCGTACTGAGCCGCAGACCCGTTGGTATTGATGTGGAAAGCATCGGACGCTACAGTGAGTCGGTAGCACGCTATGCCATGAGCGATGACGAAATGCAGCAGATTCATCAGTCGGGTAATCCCGGACTGGCCTTCATCCGATTGTGGACCATGAAGGAGAGCCTGCTGAAACTGACTGGCGAAGGCATCAATGACAACATGAAGGAAACTCTGAAAAACGCTAAGGCAGAGTGGTTTACGACGACAGAGAGAATAGACAAGAATTACTTATATACAGTTTGTGAACAATGA
- a CDS encoding RluA family pseudouridine synthase has protein sequence MNTGYNRMGEYDHYVVNEQKPLLEWLLENVKESRTKIKATLQGRGIKVNGKTVTQFDFMLEPGMKVAVSKTKRNQQSFKSRYVKIVYEDQWLIVVEKNIGILSMAAGHSSLNVKSVLDDYFKKSRQKCTAHVVHRLDRDTSGLMVYAKDMETEQILEHNWHQIVYDRRYVAVVSGEMEQDEGTIQNWLKDNKAYVTYSSPVDNGGKLAITHFHVLDRTTEHSLVEYKLETGRKNQIRVHSADMGHPVCGDTKYGNGDDPIHRLCLHAWLLCFSHPRTGEPMEFETPVPTAFRQLFK, from the coding sequence ATGAATACTGGATATAACCGCATGGGTGAGTATGATCACTATGTGGTGAACGAACAAAAGCCGTTGCTGGAATGGCTGTTGGAAAACGTCAAGGAGAGTCGCACCAAGATCAAGGCGACGCTGCAGGGACGTGGTATCAAGGTCAACGGCAAGACCGTGACACAGTTTGATTTCATGCTTGAACCAGGCATGAAAGTTGCTGTGAGCAAGACCAAGCGCAACCAGCAGTCGTTTAAGAGTCGCTATGTAAAGATTGTCTATGAAGACCAGTGGCTCATAGTCGTTGAGAAAAATATCGGTATTCTGTCGATGGCAGCAGGCCATTCCTCGCTCAATGTCAAGTCTGTGCTTGACGATTACTTCAAGAAGAGCCGCCAGAAATGTACGGCTCATGTGGTGCACCGTCTGGACCGCGACACCAGTGGCCTGATGGTCTATGCCAAGGATATGGAGACCGAGCAGATACTGGAGCACAACTGGCACCAGATTGTCTACGACCGCCGTTATGTGGCCGTGGTGAGTGGCGAGATGGAGCAGGACGAGGGTACTATCCAGAACTGGCTGAAGGACAACAAGGCCTATGTGACCTATTCATCGCCTGTGGACAATGGTGGCAAACTGGCTATCACGCATTTCCATGTACTCGACCGTACTACCGAACATTCGCTTGTGGAATATAAGCTGGAGACGGGTCGCAAGAACCAGATTCGCGTACATTCTGCCGACATGGGCCATCCCGTATGCGGCGATACCAAATACGGCAATGGCGACGACCCCATTCATCGCCTCTGCCTGCATGCCTGGCTCCTGTGCTTTTCGCACCCCCGCACAGGCGAACCCATGGAGTTCGAGACCCCTGTGCCCACAGCCTTTCGTCAATTGTTTAAATAA
- a CDS encoding M6 family metalloprotease domain-containing protein, giving the protein MIKKLLMTIALGIITSSAIAVPAKRGQWKTLKLVDGTEVKAMLVGDEFGHIWKGEDGKAYTLKGDFYQAIDAQVTLKRARSLRQQENARRVRRMPTDAATHYTGQKKGLIILVNFQDETFQAEHTNELFTRIANEEGFSEGKFKGSMADYFKAQSRGQFELDFDIVGPVTVSHKASYYGSNDSEGYDQHPEQMVFEAVNLAKNEVTNWKQYDWNNDGEVDQVYVIYAGMGEADGGAENTIWPHAYSLSYGGETSAVTVAQNLKVDNYACGSELNGSREIDGLGTICHEFSHCLGYPDFYDIDYSGGQGMGSWDLMCAGSYNGDGYQPAGYTSYEMWMAGWLEPIELDAEDVQVQNMKSLQNGGQSYIIYNKGNKNEFLMLENRQLEGWDASLYDAGLLIVHCDYDKDVWYNNGPNDDPDHQRMVVVPADGRCQKETYMGETYFTEENDAFPLTNVTAFNKDFKTSDKIAKKAAQFFNKNTNGTNWIDSSVEDITLNANGTISFNYVAEYTSTGGNGGTTTDVPEGAVFYESFNDCSGTGANDDNWGSSVASAKFAADNDGWDAEALYGGYQCARFGSSKKSGVATSPTITLAGNTHTLTFKAASWGNDGTGLKLSATGATVLIEPSEFTMKSSEWTTFTATISGTGDVKLVFTPAKRFFLDEVVVVDTMVQTGIETAPQATKQTSAIYNLNGQKVTNPKSGLYIINGRKVVIK; this is encoded by the coding sequence ATGATTAAGAAACTATTGATGACAATTGCCTTGGGGATTATCACCTCATCGGCAATAGCTGTCCCTGCCAAGCGCGGACAATGGAAAACGCTGAAGCTGGTCGACGGCACAGAGGTTAAAGCGATGCTCGTAGGTGACGAGTTTGGTCACATCTGGAAGGGTGAGGACGGCAAGGCCTACACCTTGAAGGGTGACTTCTATCAGGCCATCGACGCTCAGGTCACACTAAAGCGTGCCCGATCGCTCCGACAGCAGGAAAATGCCCGACGTGTCCGACGCATGCCAACAGACGCTGCCACCCATTATACAGGTCAGAAAAAGGGACTGATTATCCTGGTCAACTTCCAGGACGAGACATTCCAGGCTGAGCATACTAATGAACTGTTTACGCGTATTGCCAACGAGGAGGGCTTCTCTGAGGGTAAGTTCAAGGGCTCTATGGCCGACTATTTCAAGGCTCAGAGCCGCGGACAGTTTGAGCTCGACTTCGACATCGTAGGTCCTGTGACGGTCAGTCATAAAGCCAGCTATTACGGCAGCAACGACTCAGAAGGCTACGACCAGCATCCTGAACAGATGGTTTTCGAGGCTGTCAACCTGGCAAAGAACGAGGTGACCAACTGGAAACAGTATGACTGGAACAACGATGGCGAGGTGGATCAGGTCTATGTGATCTATGCCGGTATGGGTGAGGCCGACGGTGGCGCAGAGAATACCATCTGGCCCCATGCGTATTCTTTGTCTTATGGCGGTGAAACCAGTGCTGTTACAGTAGCTCAGAATCTTAAAGTCGATAATTATGCATGTGGCTCTGAGCTCAATGGCAGTCGGGAAATCGACGGTCTGGGCACCATCTGCCATGAGTTCTCTCACTGTCTGGGATATCCCGACTTCTACGACATCGACTACAGTGGCGGTCAGGGCATGGGCTCTTGGGACCTGATGTGCGCTGGTTCCTATAATGGTGATGGCTACCAGCCTGCCGGTTATACCAGTTACGAGATGTGGATGGCCGGATGGCTCGAGCCCATCGAACTGGATGCTGAGGATGTGCAGGTGCAGAACATGAAGTCGCTGCAGAATGGCGGCCAGAGCTATATCATCTATAATAAAGGTAATAAGAACGAGTTCCTCATGCTGGAGAACCGTCAGCTGGAGGGCTGGGATGCCTCACTTTACGATGCAGGTCTGCTGATTGTACACTGCGACTACGATAAGGATGTATGGTACAATAATGGTCCTAACGATGATCCTGACCACCAGCGCATGGTGGTTGTTCCTGCCGACGGCCGTTGCCAGAAGGAAACATATATGGGCGAGACCTATTTCACCGAAGAGAACGATGCCTTCCCTCTGACCAATGTGACAGCCTTTAACAAGGACTTCAAGACCTCTGACAAGATTGCCAAGAAGGCTGCCCAGTTCTTTAACAAGAATACCAACGGCACCAACTGGATTGACTCTTCTGTCGAGGATATCACCCTCAATGCCAATGGCACTATCTCATTCAATTATGTGGCTGAATACACCAGCACCGGTGGCAACGGCGGTACAACTACCGATGTGCCCGAGGGAGCCGTGTTCTACGAGTCATTCAATGATTGTTCAGGAACGGGCGCCAACGATGACAACTGGGGTAGCTCTGTAGCAAGTGCAAAATTTGCTGCCGACAACGACGGATGGGATGCTGAAGCCCTCTATGGTGGCTATCAGTGTGCACGCTTCGGAAGCAGTAAGAAGAGCGGCGTTGCTACATCTCCCACTATCACGCTCGCCGGCAATACTCACACCTTGACCTTCAAGGCAGCAAGCTGGGGCAACGACGGTACCGGCCTGAAGCTCTCAGCTACTGGTGCCACCGTACTCATCGAGCCCTCAGAGTTCACGATGAAGAGCAGCGAGTGGACCACCTTCACCGCCACCATCTCAGGTACTGGCGATGTCAAGCTGGTGTTCACTCCCGCCAAGCGTTTCTTCCTTGACGAGGTAGTTGTGGTGGATACCATGGTTCAGACCGGTATCGAGACCGCACCTCAGGCCACCAAGCAGACCTCAGCCATTTACAACCTGAATGGCCAGAAGGTAACCAATCCCAAGAGTGGCCTCTACATCATCAACGGCCGCAAAGTCGTGATCAAATAA
- a CDS encoding nucleoside deaminase has product MTNKELMRRAIELSKMSVQNGGGPFGAVIACNGKIVAEGSNCVTIDCDPTAHAEVSTIRKACKALKTFDLSGCEIYTSCEPCPMCFGAIYWAHLDKIYMGNDRKDAAKIGFDDDFIYQEIALPADKRNKPSEILLRDEALEAFRMWEEKEDKTEY; this is encoded by the coding sequence ATGACAAACAAGGAATTGATGCGACGTGCCATCGAACTCTCCAAGATGAGTGTCCAGAATGGCGGAGGTCCCTTCGGGGCCGTGATAGCCTGTAACGGCAAGATTGTTGCCGAAGGGTCAAACTGTGTAACGATAGACTGCGACCCGACGGCGCATGCCGAGGTGTCAACCATACGCAAGGCCTGCAAAGCCCTGAAGACTTTTGATCTGAGCGGATGCGAGATCTATACCTCGTGTGAGCCTTGTCCGATGTGCTTTGGCGCTATCTACTGGGCACACCTAGACAAGATTTACATGGGCAACGACCGCAAGGATGCTGCTAAGATAGGGTTTGATGATGACTTCATCTACCAGGAGATAGCCCTCCCTGCCGACAAGCGCAACAAACCTTCGGAAATTCTGCTGCGCGACGAGGCGCTGGAAGCTTTCCGTATGTGGGAAGAGAAAGAAGATAAGACGGAATACTAA
- the menA gene encoding 1,4-dihydroxy-2-naphthoate octaprenyltransferase, with product MDVKKDSFKAWFLAARPKTLTGAAVPVMIGLSLAWKDAQLYAGDVFNWWAAALCLLFAFIMQIDANFINDFVDYAKGTDDRETRLGPERACTQGWVSIERMRHAIAATTVLACLVGLPLVWFGGLEMVLIGVLCVVFCFLYTTHLSYMGLGDVLVLVFFGLIPVSITYYIQLHTTTVEVLTASLACGIVIDGLLLVNNFRDRDTDKQAGKNTLVVHVGEKAAIMLYLMVGIVACLMGLVFGLNGRWWAFGLPFIYLVLHVLTYLKMKRIWKGRELNNCLGATARNIFIYGLLVSLGILF from the coding sequence ATGGACGTAAAGAAAGACTCCTTTAAGGCATGGTTTCTGGCCGCAAGACCAAAGACGCTGACAGGTGCAGCCGTACCCGTGATGATTGGTTTGTCGCTGGCTTGGAAAGATGCCCAACTGTATGCTGGTGATGTGTTCAACTGGTGGGCGGCAGCGCTCTGCCTGCTCTTTGCCTTTATCATGCAGATAGATGCCAATTTCATCAACGACTTCGTGGACTACGCCAAGGGTACCGACGACCGTGAGACGCGTCTGGGGCCTGAGCGAGCCTGTACACAGGGGTGGGTGAGCATCGAGCGGATGCGTCATGCCATTGCTGCCACCACCGTCCTGGCCTGCCTCGTCGGACTGCCCCTCGTGTGGTTTGGCGGTCTGGAGATGGTACTTATCGGCGTGCTCTGCGTGGTGTTCTGTTTCCTCTATACCACGCACCTCTCGTATATGGGACTTGGCGACGTGCTGGTGCTGGTATTTTTCGGACTCATCCCTGTCAGCATCACGTACTATATCCAGTTGCATACCACCACCGTTGAGGTCCTCACGGCCTCGCTGGCATGCGGCATTGTCATTGACGGACTGCTGCTGGTCAATAATTTCCGCGACCGCGATACCGACAAGCAGGCTGGCAAGAATACCCTCGTGGTCCATGTGGGCGAGAAGGCGGCTATCATGCTCTATCTGATGGTAGGCATCGTGGCCTGTCTGATGGGCCTTGTCTTCGGGCTCAACGGCCGTTGGTGGGCGTTCGGCCTGCCGTTCATCTACCTGGTGCTGCATGTGCTCACCTATCTGAAGATGAAGCGCATCTGGAAGGGTAGGGAACTGAACAATTGTCTGGGTGCAACGGCGCGCAACATCTTCATTTACGGCCTGTTGGTATCGTTAGGTATTCTTTTTTAG
- a CDS encoding HD domain-containing protein, translating to MIKNTASLDLVEFIETQILPQYANFDRAHNMEHVTRVIRRSLELANRTGADIDMVYTIAAYHDVGMSGPRAVHHITGGKILQSDARLKKWFSAEQIKIMKEAIEDHRASASRAPRSLYGKIVAEADRDIVPEVVFQRTVQFGLANYPELDKEHHWLRFKEHMDQKYSANGYIRLWIPGSPNEEKLTELRNIIANTPLLREKFNQYYELETKSEEV from the coding sequence ATGATAAAAAACACTGCCAGTCTTGACCTCGTAGAGTTTATTGAGACGCAGATACTGCCCCAATACGCTAATTTTGACCGTGCACACAACATGGAGCACGTGACGCGTGTGATTCGCCGTTCGCTTGAATTAGCCAACCGCACAGGTGCCGACATCGATATGGTTTACACCATTGCCGCCTACCACGACGTGGGCATGTCGGGCCCCCGTGCCGTGCATCACATCACGGGCGGAAAAATCCTGCAAAGTGATGCCCGCCTGAAGAAATGGTTCTCGGCCGAGCAGATTAAGATTATGAAGGAAGCCATTGAGGACCACCGGGCTTCGGCCTCACGCGCCCCACGCAGTCTGTATGGAAAGATTGTGGCCGAGGCCGACCGTGACATCGTGCCCGAGGTGGTATTTCAGCGCACGGTACAGTTCGGACTGGCCAACTATCCTGAGCTGGACAAGGAGCATCACTGGCTGCGCTTCAAGGAGCATATGGACCAGAAATACTCGGCCAACGGCTATATACGCCTGTGGATTCCGGGCTCGCCTAATGAAGAGAAACTGACGGAACTGCGTAACATCATTGCGAATACGCCCCTGTTGCGTGAGAAGTTCAATCAATATTATGAATTAGAAACTAAATCCGAAGAAGTATGA